From one Triticum urartu cultivar G1812 chromosome 3, Tu2.1, whole genome shotgun sequence genomic stretch:
- the LOC125542529 gene encoding cysteine synthase-like: MAPGAEEAEGAGRRGVPSLLAGGGTGQEEHIATDVTQLIGWTPLIELKRIAGKEGVGARIVGKIEAYQPLCSVKDRGALRMIEDAEEKGLISPGVTTLVEPTSGNLGLGLVLIALSKGYRFVAVMPGQYSLDKQILLRYMGAELFITDPALGFPGQVEKVEQLKKELPNVHVLDQFSNPANPEAHIRWTGPEIWKDTAGKVDIFVAGSGSGGTVSGVGKYLKMQNPNVKIICVEPAESPVISGGERGKHKIQGIGPGFVPEILDSSIIDEVLTVTTEEAMVNARRLAMEEGLLVGISSGANLAACLKVAAREENKGKMIVTMFPSGGERYMNSDLFAAVREECVAMTF; the protein is encoded by the exons ATGGCGCCGggggcggaggaggcggagggggCTGGCAGGAGAGGGGTCCCTTCCCTGCTCGCCGGCGGCGGAACCGGGCAGGAGGAGCACATCGCCACCGACGTCACCCAG CTGATAGGGTGGACGCCGCTGATCGAGCTGAAGCGGATCGCCGGCAAGGAGGGGGTGGGTGCCCGCATCGTCGGCAAGATCGAGGCCTACCAGCCCCTCTGCTCCGTCAAGGACCGCGGCGCTCTCAG GATGATAGAAGACGCCGAAGAGAAAGGGCTGATTTCACCTGGTGTCACGACTCTAGTCGAGCCGACAAGTGGTAATTTGGGGCTAGGACTGGTGCTCATTGCTCTGAGCAAAGGGTACAGGTTCGTCGCGGTGATGCCGGGCCAGTACTCGCTGGATAAGCAGATCTTGTTGAGATACATGGGTGCTGAGTTGTTCATAACCG ATCCAGCACTTGGGTTTCCGGGGCAAGTCGAAAAGGTTGAACAACTCAAGAAAGAATTGCCCAATGTACATGTTCTTGATCAGTTCTCGAATCCAGCAAACCCCGAGGCACACATTCGATGGACTG GACCCGAGATTTGGAAGGATACTGCTGGAAAGGTGGATATATTTGTTGCAGGTTCAGGCTCAGGAGGCACAGTATCTGGTGTTGGGAAATATTTGAAGATGCAAAATCCAAATGTAAAGATCATCTGTGTGGAACCTGCAGAAAGTCCGGTTATTTCAG GTGGGGAGCGAGGTAAGCACAAAATCCAAGGAATAGGACCAGGATTCGTGCCTGAAATCTTGGACAGCTCGATCATCGACGAGGTGCTTACCGTGACCACCGAGGAAGCAATGGTGAACGCAAGGAGGTTGGCAATGGAAGAGGGCCTGCTTGTGGGCATATCTTCCGGGGCAAACTTGGCGGCTTGCTTGAAG GTTGCGGCGAGAGAAGAGAACAAGGGAAAGATGATTGTGACCATGTTCCCCAGCGGGGGCGAGAGATACATGAACTCTGACCTCTTTGCAGCTGTAAGAGAGGAGTGTGTTGCCATGACCTTTTGA